One genomic segment of Chitinophaga sancti includes these proteins:
- a CDS encoding tyrosine-protein phosphatase has translation MFFFRKKSENVETILPFLAGIGTDIHSHLLPAVDDGSQDLDTSIEFIETLHSLGIQHVITTPHCMMDRYPNSAETLSEPYQQVKNALAEKNIPVQFHHAAEYYMDEFFEDLMKAPLMTLDGELVLVEISFMSAPPQLHQWLFELAAQGYRPVMAHPERYNYYHTQLEEYKVFKQRGCHLQVNLLSLTGYYGRHIQKAAEWLIENKLIDFIGTDLHHSKHLQAIKSIAKDKKLVKLLETYAFKNNTIQIVPQSI, from the coding sequence ATGTTTTTCTTCCGTAAAAAATCTGAAAATGTCGAGACGATCCTGCCTTTCCTGGCAGGTATTGGCACTGATATTCATTCACATCTGTTACCTGCCGTGGACGACGGTTCGCAAGACCTCGACACGTCCATTGAATTTATTGAAACCTTACATTCACTCGGTATTCAGCACGTGATAACGACCCCACACTGTATGATGGATCGTTATCCAAACTCGGCCGAAACCCTGAGTGAACCTTACCAACAAGTAAAAAATGCACTGGCTGAAAAAAATATCCCGGTGCAGTTTCACCATGCAGCAGAATACTACATGGATGAATTTTTTGAAGACCTGATGAAGGCTCCGCTCATGACACTGGATGGTGAGCTGGTGCTGGTGGAAATCTCATTTATGAGCGCTCCCCCCCAATTGCATCAATGGCTATTTGAACTCGCCGCACAGGGCTATCGCCCGGTAATGGCACACCCTGAAAGGTATAATTACTACCATACGCAACTGGAAGAATACAAGGTATTCAAGCAAAGAGGCTGTCATCTGCAGGTAAACCTGCTCTCCCTGACCGGGTACTACGGCAGGCATATTCAGAAAGCTGCGGAATGGCTGATTGAAAATAAATTGATTGACTTTATCGGGACTGATTTGCATCATAGCAAGCATCTGCAGGCAATTAAATCAATTGCGAAAGATAAAAAACTGGTGAAATTGCTGGAAACTTATGCATTCAAAAATAATACAATACAAATAGTACCACAATCTATCTAA
- a CDS encoding cytochrome-c peroxidase produces MKRSILIAGSFIILCSLNSYTVNHFKSEADSLRTLYSKPVAEWPVPDIESGIHYEEMQALPKENAWADGMKDPEVQLGKLLFFDPRLSRSSQISCSSCHEPDLAWTDGRRVSLGNDHLQGTRNTPTLLNVFIYGGSYFWDGRANSLGNQIFGPLSAHHEMDMDTALLPVKLQDIKGYDSLFKKVYKDRVTLSHISTALTAFEKTIRSRKSRFDLFLQGKDSAFTDQEIKGLHVFRTKARCMNCHYGTYLTDKQFHNIGLTYYKRKYEDLGRYEISKDTNDVGRFRTPSLRDVAYTGPYMHNGLFPELEGIVNLYNSGMQIRPRPELENDPMFPKTDVIMRPLKLTLEERNAVVAFLNAVSTRPIHVARPDLPK; encoded by the coding sequence ATGAAAAGGTCAATTCTGATAGCAGGAAGCTTTATTATTTTATGTTCACTGAACAGTTATACAGTTAATCATTTTAAGAGTGAAGCAGATTCATTGCGTACCCTGTATAGCAAGCCCGTGGCGGAATGGCCAGTGCCTGATATAGAAAGTGGTATACATTATGAAGAGATGCAGGCATTGCCAAAAGAGAATGCCTGGGCAGATGGAATGAAAGATCCGGAAGTGCAATTAGGGAAGTTGTTATTCTTCGATCCACGATTATCGCGTTCCAGCCAGATCTCCTGTAGCAGTTGTCACGAGCCGGATCTGGCCTGGACAGATGGCCGAAGGGTTTCCTTAGGGAATGATCATTTGCAGGGTACACGAAATACACCGACGCTGCTGAATGTATTTATTTACGGCGGTAGTTATTTCTGGGATGGCAGGGCGAATAGCTTAGGCAATCAGATCTTCGGGCCACTGAGCGCGCACCATGAGATGGATATGGATACGGCATTGCTGCCCGTAAAATTGCAGGACATAAAAGGATACGATTCTCTGTTTAAAAAGGTATACAAGGATAGAGTAACATTGTCGCATATCAGCACCGCGCTGACGGCATTTGAAAAAACCATTCGTAGCAGGAAAAGCCGGTTTGATTTATTCCTGCAAGGGAAAGATAGTGCCTTTACCGACCAGGAGATCAAAGGACTGCATGTGTTCCGTACCAAGGCACGTTGTATGAATTGTCACTATGGCACCTATCTGACCGATAAGCAGTTTCACAACATCGGTCTTACTTATTACAAGCGTAAATACGAGGACCTGGGCAGGTACGAGATTTCAAAGGATACAAATGATGTAGGCCGGTTCCGTACACCATCATTGAGAGATGTGGCGTACACAGGTCCTTATATGCATAACGGCCTTTTCCCTGAGTTGGAAGGCATCGTGAATTTATATAACAGCGGTATGCAGATCAGGCCAAGACCGGAGCTGGAAAATGATCCGATGTTCCCGAAAACGGATGTGATCATGCGGCCATTGAAGTTGACATTAGAAGAAAGAAATGCAGTAGTAGCCTTCTTAAATGCGGTATCTACGCGACCCATTCATGTAGCAAGACCAGATTTACCCAAATAA
- the idi gene encoding isopentenyl-diphosphate Delta-isomerase: MEAQVILVNEQDEVTGVMEKMEAHRKGLLHRAFSVFIRNDAGDMLLHQRALDKYHSGGLWTNACCSHPMPGETVTQAAHRRLTEEMGFDCPLSELFQFTYRTDFDNGLIEHEYDHVLMGTYNGTINPNPQEVNDHRFISIETITRLLQEQPAQFTSWFKLAFPKVIEHLGK; this comes from the coding sequence ATGGAAGCACAGGTAATTCTAGTTAACGAACAGGATGAAGTGACGGGGGTAATGGAGAAGATGGAAGCCCATCGGAAAGGACTATTACATAGGGCGTTTTCTGTATTTATCAGGAACGATGCCGGAGACATGCTGTTACATCAGCGTGCACTTGATAAGTATCATTCAGGTGGATTATGGACCAATGCATGCTGTAGCCATCCTATGCCAGGAGAAACGGTTACACAGGCTGCCCACAGACGATTAACAGAAGAAATGGGTTTTGACTGCCCGTTGTCCGAATTGTTTCAGTTTACCTACCGTACAGATTTTGATAATGGCCTGATTGAGCATGAGTATGACCATGTACTCATGGGGACATATAACGGTACAATTAACCCGAACCCGCAGGAAGTCAACGACCATCGGTTTATTTCCATTGAAACAATAACCCGGTTGTTGCAGGAACAACCCGCACAGTTTACCAGCTGGTTTAAGCTGGCTTTTCCAAAAGTTATTGAGCATCTGGGCAAATAA
- a CDS encoding (-)-gamma-cadinene synthase, with the protein MPTIIMPRIVYPFPSFINQHVEAAHAQNLAFVTQFGLVNSPEGIAKFNKARFAWLAARAFPYADLHELCVIANFNTWLFMLDDQCDEAQLGKKAVYLESVTDSFMQILRNNTPVDSILGRSFADIWNRMQALGSPGWQLRFIRSMEEYFTSCHWEAGNRAANVTPTVAEYVTMRPYTGALFADVEAIEIIEKVYLPSEILQHFIVQRLVLACNNIVCWSNDIFSCAKEAKQGDVHNLVLVLRHERQLSLQEAVDETARMHNEEVKLFTALEKLVPSFGEVMDKELERFIMILRSWITANYDWSFYDTGRYQVREVEIAH; encoded by the coding sequence ATGCCAACGATCATTATGCCACGGATAGTTTATCCGTTCCCCTCATTTATTAACCAGCATGTAGAAGCTGCACACGCCCAGAACCTGGCCTTTGTTACTCAGTTCGGTCTTGTCAATTCGCCTGAAGGCATTGCTAAATTTAATAAAGCACGCTTTGCATGGCTGGCAGCAAGGGCTTTCCCGTATGCAGACCTCCATGAGCTTTGTGTGATCGCCAACTTTAATACCTGGCTTTTTATGCTCGACGACCAGTGCGATGAAGCACAACTGGGTAAAAAAGCGGTATACCTGGAGAGCGTGACGGACAGTTTTATGCAAATCTTACGTAATAATACGCCAGTGGATAGTATCCTCGGCCGCAGTTTTGCAGATATCTGGAACCGCATGCAGGCATTAGGTTCTCCGGGCTGGCAATTAAGGTTTATCAGGAGTATGGAAGAGTACTTTACTTCCTGCCATTGGGAGGCCGGTAACCGCGCCGCCAATGTTACGCCAACTGTAGCAGAATACGTGACCATGCGCCCTTATACCGGCGCACTGTTTGCAGATGTGGAGGCCATTGAAATCATCGAAAAAGTTTACCTCCCTTCTGAAATTCTGCAACATTTTATCGTGCAGAGATTGGTTTTAGCTTGTAATAATATTGTATGCTGGAGCAACGACATTTTCTCCTGCGCCAAGGAAGCAAAACAGGGTGATGTGCACAATCTCGTGCTTGTATTACGCCATGAACGACAGTTATCTCTGCAGGAAGCTGTAGATGAAACTGCACGTATGCACAATGAAGAGGTGAAACTGTTCACCGCACTCGAAAAACTGGTGCCGTCTTTTGGAGAAGTAATGGATAAGGAACTGGAAAGGTTTATTATGATCCTGCGGTCGTGGATCACCGCAAATTATGACTGGAGTTTTTATGATACCGGAAGGTACCAGGTAAGAGAGGTTGAAATCGCGCATTAG
- a CDS encoding inositol oxygenase family protein, whose translation MKAHDFSGEELHPLQSIEQWEDDVLLRYPDAGEPAKAKEEFRNYENPGRDTVRDFYRLNHTYQTYEFVQQKRADFLRFNRKEMPVWGAMEFLNTLVDDSDPDIDLDQLQHLLQTAEAIRADGHPDWFVLTGFIHDMGKVLCLFGEAQWAVVGDTFPVGCAFSDKIVYPEFFALNPDTRDDRYNSKYGIYSPHCGLDNVSMSWGHDEYLYQMTKNYLPEPALYMIRYHSFYSQHREHAYEHLMTNHDKEMFEWVKKFNPYDLYSKSPKPPIISELKPYYEDLIAKYLPATIRL comes from the coding sequence ATGAAAGCACATGATTTCTCCGGTGAGGAATTGCACCCACTGCAGAGCATAGAACAATGGGAAGATGATGTACTACTGCGCTACCCGGATGCCGGTGAACCAGCCAAAGCCAAAGAAGAGTTTCGTAATTATGAAAACCCTGGCAGAGATACTGTTCGGGATTTTTACCGCCTTAATCATACCTATCAGACTTATGAGTTTGTGCAGCAGAAGAGGGCCGATTTCCTCCGTTTCAACAGAAAAGAAATGCCTGTATGGGGCGCCATGGAATTCCTGAACACTTTAGTGGACGATTCCGATCCTGACATTGACCTCGACCAGCTGCAACACCTGTTACAAACTGCAGAGGCCATCCGTGCAGACGGTCACCCCGACTGGTTTGTGCTCACTGGTTTTATTCATGACATGGGTAAAGTATTGTGCCTGTTCGGCGAAGCCCAATGGGCGGTAGTAGGAGATACCTTTCCTGTAGGATGCGCCTTCTCTGATAAGATTGTCTATCCGGAATTTTTCGCCCTCAACCCTGATACGAGAGACGACCGTTATAATTCCAAATATGGTATTTACAGCCCACACTGCGGTCTGGATAATGTATCCATGAGCTGGGGCCACGATGAATACCTGTACCAGATGACGAAGAATTACCTGCCGGAACCAGCCCTGTACATGATCCGTTATCACTCATTCTATTCCCAACACAGGGAACATGCCTACGAGCACCTGATGACCAATCATGATAAAGAAATGTTTGAATGGGTGAAGAAATTCAATCCATATGATCTGTATAGCAAGAGTCCCAAACCACCGATTATTTCCGAATTAAAGCCTTACTATGAGGATTTGATTGCGAAGTACCTGCCAGCGACTATTCGCCTGTAA
- a CDS encoding DUF6850 family outer membrane beta-barrel protein: MKKIMLFIISAGYLPVALAQGKQEIPAMQLAADSTRHLLYQVGKLTPTFIHLLMPAAYNTARLDYGVMAGKFMAAQDATNEKTFRFNTEGKTVIGKTDLWGSFDYQRTSEDSTHFAHQSRNNTSTPYYFGSPANLSYHRVINTARAGGQRRFFNEHMPVVASIDYRIGNHFSVNDPRGSIRDYQFNMNAGTGYAWRQKLIATIDGYYGYGAEVVNIAYKNTTYSESTVYANYVNYMINGYSEPNPKLSDRNYTTRFRRGGGGVSILYKDKAFGTFALTAKRIKEKQFYYYPSGAGFDTLAYYNLTKTALHALWSKNKWAAKFDYNTQKGGDYHINYKANNYQYRSKDYTFRAVYTGRIFNYGLQLNNNSEERLDGVTGNHVSYEHYTIQPNIGWNRGTKNKDSWGADLAVHYTQSVHPSIYTTSINLSYFTHQVIQYNYYYNAATTAGGRFSLQYTKHFKGFYAGLKGTIAYTEAIKESALILDGAMKPGKDRTYGNVAVQFYF; this comes from the coding sequence ATGAAAAAAATAATGCTGTTTATTATATCTGCAGGTTATCTTCCTGTTGCCCTTGCACAGGGAAAACAGGAAATACCTGCTATGCAACTGGCTGCAGATTCCACCAGGCATTTGTTATACCAGGTAGGGAAGCTCACTCCTACCTTTATTCATTTACTTATGCCCGCGGCTTATAATACGGCCCGGCTGGATTACGGCGTGATGGCAGGAAAGTTCATGGCAGCACAGGATGCCACAAATGAAAAGACCTTTCGCTTTAATACGGAAGGTAAAACTGTGATTGGCAAAACTGACCTGTGGGGTTCATTTGACTACCAGCGCACGTCTGAAGACAGTACACATTTTGCACATCAGAGCAGGAACAATACTTCTACCCCATACTATTTCGGATCACCAGCCAATCTGAGTTATCACAGGGTGATAAATACAGCCCGTGCAGGTGGACAAAGACGTTTCTTCAATGAGCATATGCCGGTAGTAGCCAGTATTGATTACCGCATAGGCAACCACTTTTCTGTGAATGATCCCAGAGGAAGTATCAGGGATTATCAATTCAATATGAATGCAGGTACCGGGTATGCATGGAGACAAAAGCTGATAGCGACAATAGATGGTTACTATGGCTATGGGGCAGAAGTAGTCAACATTGCATATAAAAATACGACTTACAGCGAAAGCACTGTATACGCGAATTACGTCAACTACATGATCAATGGTTACTCAGAGCCCAATCCAAAATTGTCTGATCGTAATTACACCACCCGCTTCCGCAGAGGTGGCGGCGGTGTATCCATACTATACAAGGATAAAGCATTCGGTACATTTGCCCTTACCGCAAAACGCATCAAAGAAAAACAATTCTATTATTACCCTTCCGGTGCAGGGTTTGATACACTCGCCTATTACAATTTAACAAAAACAGCACTACATGCACTGTGGTCTAAAAATAAGTGGGCGGCGAAGTTTGATTACAACACACAGAAGGGCGGGGATTACCACATCAACTACAAAGCGAACAACTACCAGTACCGTTCAAAGGATTATACCTTCCGTGCGGTGTATACAGGTCGTATTTTCAATTATGGATTACAGCTGAATAATAATTCAGAAGAGCGGCTGGATGGTGTGACTGGCAATCACGTGAGCTACGAACATTATACTATTCAACCCAATATAGGCTGGAACCGTGGGACTAAAAACAAAGATTCCTGGGGAGCCGATCTGGCCGTGCACTACACGCAGTCCGTTCATCCATCTATATACACTACCTCCATTAACCTTAGTTATTTCACTCACCAGGTGATACAATACAATTACTATTACAATGCTGCCACTACTGCCGGTGGCCGTTTCTCCTTACAATATACCAAACATTTCAAAGGATTTTACGCGGGTCTGAAAGGTACCATAGCATATACGGAAGCGATCAAAGAAAGTGCACTGATCCTGGATGGAGCTATGAAACCTGGCAAGGATAGAACATACGGCAATGTAGCAGTTCAATTTTATTTTTAA
- a CDS encoding sodium/sugar symporter encodes MKHLQQLDYIVFLIYFVIVAGYGYWIYNRKKSAMASSKDFFLAEGSLTWWAIGASLIASNISAEHFIGMSGSGFALGLAISTYEWMSAATLIIVAVFFIPVYLKNRIYTMPQFLLQRYNSTVSTIMAVFWLLVYVFVNLTSIIYLGALAISAISGIDFYWCIFGLALFAVVVTLGGMKVIGYTDVIQVIVLIVGGLATTYLALHMVSRHFGYGDDIFKGLSLIKEKADTHFHMIFPSTHPYYKDLPGLSVLIGGMWVNNLNYWGCNQYIIQRTLGADLKTARSGILFAAFLKLLIPVIAVLPGIAAYVLYQNGVFGPELHDAAGALKPDQAYPTLLNLLPAGLKGLAFAALTAAVVASLAGKANSISTIFSLDIYHKFFKKDATEKELVKVGRYVVVVAMLIAAVVAPALRTLDQAYQFIQEYVGFIAPGVLAIFLLGLYWKRTTTRAAMAGALLTIPLSAVLKFLPVWTGGAFPDFPFLDRMSIVFGLLVVIMLVLTYTEEKSKYQQPVIIVDRKMYKASPAFVVGSVIIMGILTALYTVFW; translated from the coding sequence ATGAAGCATTTACAGCAACTCGATTATATCGTCTTTCTGATTTATTTTGTGATAGTAGCAGGTTACGGCTACTGGATCTACAATCGCAAGAAGTCTGCCATGGCGAGTTCCAAAGACTTCTTTTTGGCAGAAGGGTCATTGACATGGTGGGCTATCGGGGCTTCACTGATCGCGTCCAATATCAGTGCAGAGCACTTTATCGGGATGTCCGGTTCAGGGTTTGCTCTGGGATTGGCAATATCCACGTATGAGTGGATGAGTGCAGCCACGCTCATTATTGTCGCCGTGTTTTTTATACCCGTGTACCTGAAGAACAGGATTTACACCATGCCACAGTTTTTATTACAGCGGTACAATTCCACGGTGAGTACCATTATGGCGGTGTTCTGGTTGCTGGTGTATGTGTTTGTCAATCTAACTTCTATTATTTATTTAGGCGCACTGGCCATCTCTGCGATATCCGGGATCGATTTTTACTGGTGTATTTTCGGACTGGCACTATTCGCCGTAGTCGTGACTTTGGGCGGTATGAAGGTGATCGGCTATACGGATGTGATACAGGTGATCGTACTGATCGTGGGTGGTCTGGCTACGACCTATCTGGCCCTGCACATGGTGAGCAGACATTTTGGATATGGTGATGATATCTTCAAAGGACTGAGCTTAATAAAAGAAAAAGCGGATACGCATTTTCACATGATCTTCCCTTCCACACACCCGTATTATAAAGATCTGCCAGGATTGTCCGTGCTGATAGGAGGGATGTGGGTGAATAATTTGAACTACTGGGGATGTAACCAGTATATTATACAGCGTACGCTGGGTGCAGATCTGAAAACAGCACGCAGCGGTATCCTGTTTGCAGCATTCCTGAAATTACTGATTCCTGTCATTGCGGTACTGCCGGGTATTGCAGCATATGTATTATACCAGAATGGGGTATTTGGTCCAGAACTGCATGATGCGGCAGGTGCATTAAAACCGGATCAGGCGTATCCTACATTATTGAATTTATTACCGGCAGGTCTGAAAGGACTGGCATTTGCCGCGCTCACTGCCGCTGTAGTAGCGTCTCTGGCTGGTAAAGCAAATAGTATTTCTACCATCTTCTCACTGGATATCTATCATAAGTTCTTCAAAAAAGATGCGACGGAGAAAGAACTGGTAAAAGTAGGCCGTTATGTAGTAGTTGTTGCCATGCTCATAGCTGCGGTGGTAGCACCTGCACTGCGTACGCTGGATCAGGCATACCAGTTTATACAGGAGTATGTAGGTTTCATTGCACCGGGTGTACTGGCCATCTTCCTCTTAGGGTTGTACTGGAAAAGGACAACTACAAGAGCAGCCATGGCAGGTGCCTTGCTCACAATTCCATTATCCGCTGTGCTCAAGTTCCTGCCGGTATGGACAGGCGGGGCTTTCCCGGATTTTCCTTTTTTGGATAGAATGAGTATTGTGTTTGGGTTGCTGGTGGTGATTATGCTGGTATTGACCTACACAGAAGAAAAAAGTAAGTATCAGCAGCCGGTGATAATAGTGGATAGAAAAATGTATAAGGCGTCACCGGCATTTGTGGTGGGGTCCGTTATTATAATGGGTATCCTCACAGCCTTGTATACTGTTTTCTGGTAA
- a CDS encoding DUF4876 domain-containing protein, with product MNKISYLILLITIATIYSCKKEEAVSTGITPVNLVVNLSYDLDSSGYNLPVKAVSVKITNTGTSSMLSTTSNDSGIARFTGIPAGTYDIDASITIDDTTYYQITGTYISSDITFNAAEKNTAIAVGNDVTLNMTLVAGTTGQWVIKQIYYAGSHRTNGALYRDQFFEIYNNSDQVLYADSLYIGQVFGRQSFTNTTYYTLANGQMDWTYSVNMPTDIHPNSDYVYTRTLLMIPGNGTTYPVQPGASIVIAQTAMNHKEPWTGANGTTITVKDPSLTVDLSGADFETYYAPFLSSALSSDVDNISVPNVEVLQYFGSDWILDNNGRDAYVIFKVDGSQVVKNWPQYNFPTISTPSSTATKYYQVPNKYVIDAVEIQPNTAEDRVPKKLGASFDAGYTFAPLGSYSSQSVIRKTLKTVNGRIILKDTNNSTEDFDYFEVANPRGFK from the coding sequence ATGAATAAGATCTCTTACTTAATCCTGCTGATCACTATAGCTACAATTTATTCCTGTAAAAAGGAAGAAGCAGTTTCTACTGGCATAACTCCTGTAAACCTCGTCGTAAACCTTTCGTATGACCTCGATTCAAGTGGCTATAACCTGCCTGTAAAAGCTGTGAGTGTAAAAATTACAAACACCGGTACCAGCAGTATGCTGAGCACAACATCCAATGATTCCGGTATTGCACGCTTCACCGGTATTCCTGCAGGTACATATGATATTGATGCCAGCATTACCATCGATGATACCACTTACTACCAGATAACCGGTACTTATATCAGCAGTGATATTACGTTCAATGCTGCTGAAAAAAATACGGCGATCGCTGTGGGCAATGATGTAACGCTGAACATGACACTTGTAGCTGGTACCACCGGTCAATGGGTGATCAAACAAATTTACTATGCCGGTTCTCACCGTACCAATGGTGCGCTGTACCGCGATCAGTTCTTCGAAATCTATAACAATAGTGACCAGGTATTGTATGCTGACAGTCTGTACATTGGCCAGGTATTTGGCAGACAATCATTCACCAACACCACCTACTATACACTTGCAAATGGCCAGATGGACTGGACATATTCCGTGAATATGCCGACAGACATTCATCCTAACAGCGATTACGTATACACCCGTACCCTGCTCATGATACCTGGTAATGGTACTACCTATCCTGTACAACCAGGTGCAAGCATTGTGATCGCACAAACAGCGATGAACCACAAAGAACCATGGACAGGCGCCAATGGTACTACCATCACAGTCAAAGATCCTTCCCTGACAGTAGATCTGAGCGGTGCCGATTTCGAAACTTACTATGCACCTTTCCTCAGCAGCGCACTGTCATCTGACGTAGACAATATCAGTGTACCAAATGTGGAAGTCTTACAGTATTTCGGTAGTGACTGGATCCTGGATAATAACGGTCGTGATGCGTATGTAATATTCAAAGTGGATGGCTCACAGGTAGTGAAGAACTGGCCTCAGTACAACTTCCCAACCATCAGCACACCATCTTCTACCGCTACAAAGTATTACCAGGTTCCAAACAAGTATGTGATCGATGCAGTAGAAATACAGCCCAATACAGCAGAGGACCGTGTGCCTAAAAAACTGGGTGCTTCATTTGATGCAGGTTATACATTCGCACCACTGGGTTCTTACTCTTCACAGTCAGTGATCCGTAAAACCCTGAAAACGGTGAATGGCAGGATTATCTTAAAAGATACCAATAACTCTACAGAAGATTTCGATTACTTCGAAGTTGCTAATCCAAGAGGATTTAAATAA
- a CDS encoding GAF domain-containing protein has protein sequence MAEDLSIVQGDKVAQYQSIIPQIKALIDGEPDLVANLANTVAALKEQFNWFWIGFYLVKGDELVLGPFQGPVACTRIKKGRGVCGASWAQSVTLIVPDVEKFPGHIACSSLSRSEIVLPIIRQGEVIGVLDVDSEHLSHFDETDQQYLEEIISGLNFEE, from the coding sequence ATGGCAGAAGATTTAAGCATTGTACAAGGAGACAAGGTAGCCCAATACCAATCTATCATTCCGCAAATCAAGGCACTGATCGATGGTGAACCCGATCTCGTGGCGAACCTCGCTAATACAGTAGCTGCCCTGAAAGAACAATTTAACTGGTTTTGGATTGGATTTTACCTGGTAAAAGGAGATGAACTGGTCCTTGGCCCCTTCCAGGGTCCTGTAGCCTGCACCCGCATTAAAAAAGGACGTGGCGTATGTGGCGCCAGCTGGGCACAGTCCGTTACCCTCATTGTTCCTGACGTTGAAAAATTCCCTGGGCATATTGCCTGCTCAAGTCTCTCGCGATCCGAAATCGTATTACCCATCATCCGCCAGGGCGAAGTGATCGGCGTACTGGATGTAGATAGCGAACACCTGTCACATTTTGACGAAACAGACCAACAATACCTGGAGGAAATAATCTCCGGCCTGAACTTTGAGGAATAA